Proteins encoded in a region of the Clostridium butyricum genome:
- the rpoN gene encoding RNA polymerase factor sigma-54: protein MNLDYSMKMTQQQRMIMTQNMQQSIKLLQMSLHDLREYIDNEYSENPILEINEQSSQSEEIQNNNLIDKYNAEKIAEEMDYDSYKDKPERSYSNEDVSPFNFIEEKKSLKEYLYEQLLESDEEQYTIMIAKYIIESLDGRGYLEISMEELATELRISTDDVEKGLKLVQSLEPYGIGARNIKECLIIQSINLNILDDNIERIILDHLEEVAENKYELIGKALKISPREAQRYGDIIKKLEPKPSRGFYTGEEVSYIIPDAEIKNIDGEFFIIMNEGVLPKLIINKTYRDVLKNGKDTEINSYVKEKINKAMFLIKAIDDRKNTLYKVLECLIDKQKEFFERGYSYIKPLTLREVSSELDVHDSTISRTIKDKYILTSYGTIKIKDLFPSGITNNTLEDLSTVKIKNEIKKIIQEENKSKPLSDQSISLILKENNIKISRRTVAKYREELGIKSSSMRKRL, encoded by the coding sequence ATGAATCTGGATTATAGTATGAAAATGACGCAGCAGCAAAGGATGATTATGACTCAGAATATGCAGCAGTCAATTAAGCTTTTACAAATGTCTCTTCATGATTTAAGAGAATATATAGATAATGAATATTCAGAAAATCCTATTTTAGAAATAAATGAACAGAGCAGCCAAAGCGAAGAAATACAAAACAATAATTTAATAGATAAATATAATGCTGAAAAAATAGCAGAAGAAATGGATTATGATAGTTACAAAGATAAGCCTGAAAGATCATACTCAAATGAAGATGTTTCACCATTTAATTTTATAGAGGAAAAGAAATCATTAAAAGAATATCTATACGAACAGTTATTAGAATCTGATGAAGAACAGTATACAATAATGATAGCTAAATATATTATTGAATCTTTGGATGGAAGAGGATATTTAGAAATATCAATGGAAGAATTAGCGACGGAATTAAGAATTTCTACAGATGACGTTGAAAAAGGATTAAAACTTGTTCAATCATTAGAACCTTATGGAATTGGTGCAAGAAATATAAAAGAATGTTTAATTATACAGAGTATTAATCTAAATATATTAGATGATAATATAGAAAGAATAATTTTAGATCATCTTGAAGAAGTAGCGGAAAACAAATATGAACTTATAGGAAAAGCATTGAAAATTTCACCTAGAGAGGCTCAAAGATATGGTGATATAATTAAAAAGTTAGAACCGAAACCTTCAAGAGGTTTTTATACGGGAGAAGAAGTAAGTTATATAATTCCTGATGCTGAAATCAAGAATATAGATGGAGAATTTTTTATCATAATGAATGAAGGCGTGCTTCCAAAGCTTATAATAAATAAAACTTACAGAGATGTTTTGAAAAATGGAAAAGATACTGAAATAAATAGCTATGTAAAAGAAAAAATTAATAAAGCAATGTTTTTGATAAAGGCTATAGATGATAGAAAAAATACTTTATATAAAGTTTTGGAATGTCTGATTGATAAACAAAAAGAATTTTTTGAAAGAGGATATTCATATATTAAGCCTTTAACATTACGAGAAGTTTCAAGTGAGCTGGATGTTCATGATTCTACTATAAGCAGAACCATTAAAGATAAGTATATATTGACAAGTTATGGAACTATTAAAATAAAGGATCTATTTCCAAGCGGAATAACTAATAATACATTAGAAGATTTATCTACTGTAAAAATAAAAAATGAAATAAAAAAGATTATACAAGAGGAAAATAAGAGCAAGCCATTATCAGATCAGTCTATAAGTCTTATATTAAAGGAGAATAATATTAAAATATCGAGACGAACAGTTGCAAAATATAGGGAAGAACTTGGGATAAAATCATCTTCTATGAGGAAAAGGTTATAA
- a CDS encoding sugar-binding transcriptional regulator → MTKGVFKLQEILELQKKIVPELVNTLEKRYNVLRTIYHNEPIGRRSLAEKLNTGERTVRTEIGFLKEQELIEINPAGMKVTDDGEEIINKLKDFIHEIKGLSEVEEKIKSLLNLKKVIIVPGDVEENPLVLKDLGKACANYVKDVLEDNSIVALTGGSTLKEVVEAFPKVTNLSNIQVVPARGGMGKNVETQANTLAASLAKKLNGTYKMLHISENLSLDIIDNLLKEEAVKAVIDTIHKADILMYGVGNAVQMARKRGVPEDEIKNLIDNGAVGEAFGCYFSKDSKIISETTAIGIKINNARKIKTHIAVAGGNNKVESIIATEYNDSTGVLVTDEAAANGILEKLQEFSS, encoded by the coding sequence ATGACCAAAGGAGTGTTTAAGTTGCAGGAAATATTAGAATTACAGAAAAAGATAGTTCCTGAGCTTGTAAATACTTTAGAAAAAAGGTATAACGTACTCAGAACAATCTATCATAATGAACCTATTGGCAGAAGAAGTCTTGCTGAAAAGTTAAATACTGGTGAGAGAACTGTTAGAACAGAAATAGGTTTTTTAAAAGAACAAGAACTTATAGAAATAAATCCTGCTGGAATGAAAGTTACTGATGATGGAGAAGAAATTATCAATAAATTGAAAGATTTTATCCATGAAATAAAAGGACTTTCAGAAGTGGAAGAAAAAATAAAGTCTTTGTTGAATTTAAAAAAGGTAATTATTGTTCCGGGAGATGTTGAGGAAAATCCTTTAGTCTTAAAAGATTTGGGAAAAGCTTGTGCGAATTATGTAAAGGATGTACTGGAAGATAATTCAATTGTCGCTCTTACAGGAGGAAGTACATTAAAAGAAGTAGTGGAAGCATTTCCGAAAGTAACAAATTTATCTAATATTCAAGTGGTACCTGCAAGAGGTGGTATGGGCAAAAATGTTGAAACTCAAGCAAATACATTAGCTGCATCACTAGCTAAAAAACTTAATGGTACTTATAAAATGCTTCATATATCAGAAAACTTAAGTTTAGATATCATAGATAATTTACTTAAGGAAGAGGCTGTTAAAGCAGTTATAGATACTATACATAAAGCTGATATACTAATGTATGGTGTGGGAAATGCTGTTCAAATGGCTAGAAAAAGAGGAGTTCCAGAAGATGAAATTAAAAATTTAATTGATAATGGAGCTGTAGGAGAAGCGTTTGGATGTTATTTTAGTAAAGATTCTAAAATTATTTCAGAAACTACCGCAATTGGTATTAAAATCAACAATGCCAGAAAAATAAAAACGCATATTGCAGTAGCTGGCGGGAATAATAAAGTTGAATCGATTATTGCAACTGAATATAATGACTCTACTGGTGTATTGGTTACAGATGAAGCTGCAGCTAATGGAATACTAGAAAAGTTACAAGAGTTCAGTTCTTAA
- the gap gene encoding type I glyceraldehyde-3-phosphate dehydrogenase: MVNVAINGFGRIGRLALRLMINNPEFNVVAINDLTDAKMLAHLFKYDSAQGRFDGEIEVKEGAFVVNGKEIKVTANSNPAELPWGELNVDIVLECTGFFASKKSASAHITAGAKKVVISAPAGNDLPTVVYNVNHDILKAEDTVISGASCTTNCLAPMAKALNDAFGLEKGFMTTIHSYTNDQNTLDAPHRKGDLRRARAAAASIIPNSTGAAKAIGLVIPELAGKLDGGAQRVPCITGSLTEVVCTLGKKVTVDEINAVMKDAATESYGYTEDEIVSCDIIGSSFGSLFDATQTRVMEVNGEQLVKVASWYDNEMSYTNQLIRTLGYFANLK, encoded by the coding sequence ATGGTAAACGTAGCAATTAATGGTTTTGGAAGAATAGGAAGATTAGCTTTAAGATTAATGATTAACAACCCTGAATTTAACGTGGTTGCAATCAACGACTTAACAGATGCTAAAATGTTAGCACACTTATTTAAATATGACTCAGCTCAAGGTAGATTCGATGGAGAAATCGAAGTTAAAGAAGGAGCTTTCGTAGTAAACGGAAAAGAAATTAAAGTTACTGCAAACTCTAACCCAGCTGAATTACCATGGGGAGAATTAAACGTAGATATCGTATTAGAATGTACTGGATTCTTTGCTTCAAAGAAATCAGCTTCAGCTCACATCACTGCAGGTGCTAAGAAAGTTGTTATTTCAGCTCCAGCTGGAAACGACCTACCAACAGTAGTTTACAATGTAAACCACGACATCTTAAAAGCAGAAGATACAGTAATCTCAGGTGCATCATGTACTACAAACTGCTTAGCTCCAATGGCTAAAGCATTAAACGATGCTTTCGGATTAGAAAAAGGATTCATGACTACAATCCACTCATACACTAACGATCAAAATACTTTAGATGCTCCACACAGAAAAGGTGATTTAAGAAGAGCTAGAGCTGCTGCAGCTTCAATCATCCCTAACTCAACTGGTGCTGCTAAAGCAATCGGATTAGTTATCCCAGAATTAGCTGGTAAATTAGATGGAGGAGCTCAAAGAGTTCCATGTATAACTGGTTCATTAACTGAAGTAGTTTGTACATTAGGTAAGAAAGTAACTGTTGATGAAATCAACGCTGTAATGAAAGATGCTGCTACAGAATCTTACGGATACACTGAAGACGAAATCGTATCATGCGATATCATCGGAAGCAGCTTCGGATCATTATTCGATGCAACTCAAACAAGAGTTATGGAAGTTAACGGAGAACAATTAGTTAAAGTTGCTTCTTGGTACGACAACGAAATGTCATACACTAACCAATTAATCAGAACTTTAGGATACTTCGCTAACTTAAAGTAA
- a CDS encoding phosphoglycerate kinase, with product MNFNKKTIEDIDVAGKKVLVRCDFNVPLKDGVITDENRLNGALPTIKYLVEKGAKVILCSHLGKDASKSLAPVAVRLSEMLGKEVVFARDEEVVGENAKKAVADMKDGDVVLLENTRCRKEETKNIAEFSKELASLADVFVNDAFGTAHRAHCSTVGVTEYLDTAVCGYLIQKELKFLGNAVETPERPFVAILGGAKVSDKIAVINNLLDKVNTIIIGGGMAYTFLKAQGYEIGTSLVEEDRLDYAKEMVAKAEAKGVKFLLPVDHRVAAEFKDVAATVTEDQNIPDGNMGLDIGPKTEAIYADAIKDAKTVIWNGPMGVFEFENYNKGTIAVAKAMADADATTIIGGGDSAAAVNILGFGDKMTHISTGGGASLEFLEGKVLPGIAALND from the coding sequence ATGAATTTCAACAAGAAAACAATCGAAGATATCGATGTAGCAGGAAAAAAAGTATTAGTAAGATGTGACTTCAATGTACCATTAAAAGATGGTGTTATAACTGATGAAAATAGATTAAACGGAGCTCTTCCAACAATCAAATACTTAGTTGAAAAAGGTGCAAAAGTTATCCTTTGCTCTCACTTAGGAAAAGATGCTTCTAAATCATTAGCTCCTGTAGCTGTAAGATTAAGCGAAATGCTTGGAAAAGAAGTAGTTTTTGCTAGAGATGAAGAAGTTGTTGGAGAAAATGCTAAAAAAGCTGTTGCTGATATGAAAGACGGAGACGTTGTATTATTAGAAAACACTAGATGCAGAAAAGAAGAAACTAAGAACATAGCTGAATTCTCTAAAGAATTAGCTTCATTAGCAGATGTATTTGTAAATGATGCATTTGGTACAGCTCACAGAGCTCACTGTTCAACAGTTGGTGTTACTGAATACTTAGATACAGCTGTATGTGGATACTTAATCCAAAAAGAATTAAAATTCTTAGGAAATGCTGTTGAAACTCCAGAAAGACCATTCGTTGCTATATTAGGTGGAGCTAAAGTTTCTGATAAGATTGCTGTTATCAACAACTTATTAGACAAAGTTAACACTATAATCATTGGTGGTGGAATGGCTTATACATTCTTAAAAGCTCAAGGATATGAAATCGGAACTTCATTAGTTGAAGAAGATAGACTTGACTATGCAAAAGAAATGGTTGCTAAAGCTGAAGCTAAGGGTGTTAAATTCTTATTACCAGTAGACCACAGAGTAGCTGCTGAATTTAAAGATGTAGCTGCTACAGTTACTGAAGACCAAAACATTCCTGATGGAAACATGGGATTAGATATCGGACCTAAGACAGAAGCTATATACGCTGATGCTATTAAAGATGCTAAGACTGTTATCTGGAATGGACCAATGGGAGTATTCGAATTCGAAAACTACAATAAGGGTACAATTGCAGTAGCTAAGGCTATGGCAGATGCAGATGCTACAACTATAATCGGTGGTGGAGATAGTGCTGCTGCTGTTAACATATTAGGATTTGGAGATAAGATGACTCACATCTCAACTGGTGGTGGAGCTTCTTTAGAATTCTTAGAAGGTAAAGTATTACCAGGAATAGCTGCATTAAACGACTAA
- the tpiA gene encoding triose-phosphate isomerase yields the protein MRKAIIAGNWKMNKTVDEAVKMIEELKALVKDATCDVVVCPTFVCLDAVKKAVAGSNIKVAAQNMHFEESGAFTGEVAPGMLEAMGIDYVVLGHSERREYFNETDEALNKKVKAAFAHNITPILCCGETLEQRENGTTNAVVGAQIKADLEGLSKDLAEKVVIAYEPIWAIGTGKTATDEQANETIKAIRGIVAEMFGSEVADKVRIQYGGSVKPGTIKAQMEQSDIDGALVGGASLAAADFAAIVNY from the coding sequence ATGAGAAAAGCAATTATCGCTGGAAACTGGAAAATGAATAAAACTGTTGATGAAGCAGTTAAAATGATAGAAGAATTAAAAGCATTAGTTAAGGATGCTACTTGTGATGTAGTAGTATGTCCTACATTTGTATGTTTAGATGCTGTTAAAAAAGCTGTAGCTGGATCAAACATAAAAGTTGCTGCTCAAAACATGCACTTTGAAGAAAGTGGAGCATTTACAGGAGAAGTTGCTCCAGGAATGCTTGAAGCTATGGGAATTGATTATGTTGTTTTAGGACATAGTGAAAGAAGAGAATACTTTAACGAAACTGATGAAGCTTTAAACAAGAAGGTTAAAGCTGCATTTGCTCACAACATAACTCCAATCCTTTGTTGTGGTGAAACTTTAGAACAAAGAGAAAACGGAACAACTAATGCAGTTGTTGGAGCTCAAATAAAAGCTGATTTAGAAGGTTTATCAAAAGACTTAGCAGAAAAAGTTGTTATAGCTTACGAACCAATCTGGGCTATTGGAACTGGTAAGACTGCTACAGACGAACAAGCAAACGAAACTATCAAAGCAATAAGAGGAATCGTAGCTGAAATGTTCGGAAGCGAAGTTGCTGATAAAGTAAGAATCCAATACGGTGGATCTGTTAAACCAGGTACAATCAAAGCTCAAATGGAACAATCAGATATTGACGGAGCTTTAGTTGGTGGAGCTAGTTTAGCTGCTGCAGACTTTGCTGCAATAGTTAATTACTAA